A single region of the Enterococcus mundtii genome encodes:
- a CDS encoding beta-galactosidase gives MKTYNDTRLLHGGDYNPEQWLNHPEVLKKDFELMDKAHVNTVTVGIFSWSTLEPEEGVYHFDWLDKVFEEMHKRQGRVILATPSGGRPQWLSEKYPEVNRTNAKGQKHHHGFRHNHCYTSPIYRKKVQQINRRLAERYGVHPALLLWHISNEYSGECYCPLCAAKWREWVKAKYQTLEAVNDAWWMTFWSNDYSSWSQVVPPSPLGEHKVHGMDLDWKRFVTDRTIDFFFHEIEPIRELTPAIPVTTNFMAEGHDQHDFIPLEGLDYSRFAEVVDIVSWDSYPDWHNPYESLHVTAMKSAYVHDQYRSLKKQPFLVMESTPSYVNWHAFNKAKKPGMHLLSGMQQLAHGSDSTLYFQWRQSLGNSEKFHGAVIEHDNSENNRVFQEVAAYGKRLDTLSSIKGTQTEAKVAILFDWESNWALKRGGGFGRPTRRYIQTLQEHYRFFWERDIAVDILTPNQDFSNYALVVAPMLYLMREETMVALSEYVKNGGTLIGSYFTGMVNEHDRLHLGEWSQVLQTLFGVLPKELDTLYPGEHNQILYKEQTYQTKDYCGIVKETTGKVRATYQKDFYTGTPALVENRLGKGTAYYLAARTNLVFLEVFYQPIIEKLALQQGIVKASHPKVSIQSRTDGTQSYYFLMNFSDEMQQLELLDPHLAIETNQTLTGILTFAPYEVKILRKEN, from the coding sequence GTGAAGACTTATAATGACACACGTTTACTCCATGGTGGGGATTATAATCCGGAACAATGGTTGAATCACCCTGAAGTTTTGAAAAAAGATTTTGAGTTGATGGACAAAGCACATGTCAATACCGTAACTGTCGGGATCTTTTCATGGAGTACATTAGAACCAGAAGAAGGGGTTTATCACTTTGACTGGTTGGATAAAGTGTTTGAAGAGATGCACAAACGTCAAGGACGTGTGATCTTGGCCACACCAAGTGGCGGACGACCGCAATGGCTGAGTGAAAAATATCCAGAGGTGAATCGAACGAATGCAAAAGGACAAAAGCATCATCATGGCTTTCGCCATAACCATTGCTACACATCCCCTATTTATCGAAAAAAAGTCCAGCAAATCAATCGGCGTTTAGCTGAACGATATGGTGTCCATCCGGCATTATTGCTGTGGCATATCAGTAATGAATACTCAGGAGAATGCTACTGTCCACTTTGTGCAGCCAAATGGCGTGAGTGGGTCAAAGCGAAATATCAAACCTTAGAAGCGGTGAATGACGCTTGGTGGATGACATTTTGGAGTAATGATTATTCCAGTTGGTCACAAGTTGTACCACCTTCGCCTCTTGGAGAACATAAAGTACATGGCATGGACTTAGACTGGAAACGATTTGTGACAGATCGGACGATCGATTTCTTTTTTCATGAAATCGAACCGATCAGAGAACTCACACCAGCAATCCCAGTAACGACTAATTTTATGGCAGAAGGCCATGATCAACATGACTTTATTCCCTTGGAAGGACTTGATTATTCCCGATTTGCTGAAGTTGTAGATATCGTCAGTTGGGATAGCTACCCCGACTGGCATAACCCGTACGAATCCTTACATGTGACCGCCATGAAATCAGCTTACGTCCACGATCAATATCGTTCATTGAAGAAACAACCGTTTCTCGTGATGGAATCGACGCCTAGTTACGTGAATTGGCACGCATTCAACAAGGCGAAGAAGCCAGGGATGCACCTGCTCAGTGGGATGCAACAACTGGCACATGGGTCAGATAGCACACTCTATTTTCAATGGCGGCAATCACTAGGAAATTCCGAAAAATTCCACGGGGCGGTGATCGAACATGACAATTCAGAAAACAATCGAGTCTTCCAAGAAGTAGCGGCTTACGGAAAACGATTAGACACTTTGTCTTCGATCAAAGGTACACAAACAGAGGCAAAAGTCGCTATTTTATTTGACTGGGAAAGCAATTGGGCATTAAAAAGAGGCGGTGGTTTTGGTCGTCCAACTCGTCGTTATATCCAAACACTACAAGAACATTACCGATTCTTTTGGGAAAGAGATATCGCTGTTGATATTTTGACGCCAAATCAAGACTTCTCTAATTATGCTTTAGTCGTTGCACCAATGCTCTATTTGATGCGGGAAGAAACAATGGTTGCACTCTCAGAGTATGTCAAAAATGGTGGTACGTTGATTGGTAGCTATTTTACCGGAATGGTCAATGAACACGATCGGTTACATCTTGGAGAATGGTCACAAGTATTGCAAACACTTTTTGGTGTCTTGCCAAAAGAGCTTGATACGCTTTATCCAGGTGAACACAATCAAATCCTTTACAAGGAACAAACGTATCAAACAAAAGACTACTGTGGTATCGTCAAAGAAACGACAGGGAAGGTGAGGGCTACTTACCAAAAGGACTTTTATACTGGTACGCCAGCTTTAGTTGAAAATCGCTTAGGGAAGGGGACTGCTTATTATTTAGCGGCTCGTACCAATCTCGTTTTTTTAGAAGTATTTTACCAACCGATCATCGAAAAATTAGCGTTGCAACAAGGAATCGTTAAGGCATCACATCCAAAAGTATCGATTCAATCGCGAACAGATGGGACACAGAGTTATTACTTTCTAATGAACTTTTCTGATGAGATGCAACAACTTGAGTTACTTGATCCTCACTTGGCTATCGAAACAAATCAAACGCTTACTGGTATACTAACGTTTGCACCTTACGAAGTGAAAATTCTAAGGAAAGAAAATTAA